One Aegilops tauschii subsp. strangulata cultivar AL8/78 chromosome 7, Aet v6.0, whole genome shotgun sequence genomic window carries:
- the LOC141026759 gene encoding uncharacterized protein, whose protein sequence is MNSLLCMQHYPHNDIAKGKMPMHISGVPRSADFEKQPAKGNKEEQSWARPPAGWAKLNKDGAFVAADGSTGSGMVLRDDTCGIIFTACRGSFPCDNALQAELAACREGVALALERTSCPIIIEMDRAEAVSMLQSVSQDRSSSMACIRDIKALMENGREMEIKLISRSQNIVSHALAAYGGSLPRTAVWLGSGTEEIVTLCMNDIMRP, encoded by the coding sequence ATGAACTCGTTGCTTTGCATGCAGCACTATCCTCACAATGATATCGCCAAAGGGAAGATGCCAATGCATATTTCTGGTGTGCCTCGATCTGCAGACTTTGAAAAGCAACCGGCGAAAGGGAACAAGGAAGAGCAGAGTTGGGCTAGGCCTCCCGCAGGCTGGGCGAAGCTCAACAAGGATGGCGCGTTCGTGGCGGCGGACGGATCAACAGGGTCCGGTATGGTGCTGCGAGATGATACATGCGGCATTATCTTCACTGCATGTCGTGGCTCCTTCCCATGTGATAATGCATTACAAGCAGAACTTGCGGCCTGCCGCGAGGGGGTTGCACTGGCCCTTGAGCGTACAAGCTGTCCTATCATCATTGAAATGGATCGTGCAGAGGCCGTCTCCATGCTCCAGTCGGTGTCTCAGGATCGCTCTAGCAGCATGGCATGTATCAGGGATATTAAGGCGCTCATGGAGAATGGCAGAGAGATGGAGATCAAGCTTATTAGCCGCTCCCAGAATATAGTGAGTCATGCCTTAGCAGCTTATGGGGGTAGTTTGCCTCGAACCGCGGTGTGGTTAGGCTCAGGTACGGAGGAGATTGTCACTCTTTGTATGAACGATATTATGCGTCCCTAG